A genomic segment from Lineus longissimus chromosome 15, tnLinLong1.2, whole genome shotgun sequence encodes:
- the LOC135499901 gene encoding serine-rich adhesin for platelets-like has translation MAAPRIDSGIDLTNMDDIINEMDGMAAYFDDVMDVFNTGVGDMESSPLRQCHSDSDILEKGFSRPPKIEAKETARKRFFEKSGHYCENSEQEDKIARQSQHTGHSTTSSGVYSISDANLNRERLVLPSIGDDSEVFTEKGTRERMNFDQDVVNKNHIVGSELKILPPEISIFEYAVDTTESNIDGQAGVNMIKNPKFDEIRAKLAAKIDDVTMSYDNSNENKRSPVGSFNLDDFDLDKIICELNSDLYEQVNMKHQIFATSVPQPWDHEKFEEKTNACAVGKSLSWDILHTYSVSSSSLSNGSLSRSDFLAIPNDHTKQSPVLSFKTPSKEKPGSMFKSRTLPNLSFKKRPRCTEETNLLGVPCRQGFGSTASDTAGNNVKFGPTGNKDPKRFSRAFDFGSAESETTVSFRIPSGFESGSKSMDSFGTREDLAYCDGVEVSSDSIGGIPVIEPTHIWAGDQSEQEVTKSEKESARNENDLKSPKILKNLVPKSTSLPEFRLKKIFKTKLSKMSPTKSSEKTVEVTKTPEKVAKMPENVTKTPEKVTQTPETATKPTQRASSLSRFSKRLRIMASPERFKCKQEGGTVQGTDSNQHQKVSADETVTVVVPVPEDVRQSSDNKSDAEDTPGEKEVEEVVVVKPSSNDVFTLGNENIAAILTEFDTSSSARAQGFSCITKDSTSQVETDLVDNAKTTVNQEKNRCTNKTGVKFGLSLKKTDNKFSEIPSKEPENTEVIYDAPWHNQLSKSISVQMSSKSKPSHEVNRQGMDGKDVSVPRSHSYDSMTKRRPSAGMSGPFFPINSLRELLNGQESSKIRSVRGQKAALIPVEKDDPKGALEQLFADLGISEEVSDIDLAKKQSADTTNIERVTEEVKTEISNWKTDEVVKMLAELELDTFSIAQNENEKLLNRKNLDISGVSDNSGRATTNGYSECEWGADDVAKLKEELDRNTAKAIAQKARDSICENMGDLSTIRPGAKLSPRPTHLMLGNVIEKTFDETDIQNIDKSIHNLLNEGTAIDNQLRNASHENILGMDLGQDYDNILDKTNGNVDKSLELARKEKTNLELALSRKKVTYADLALCGEKTMNFFAETDQEEPDYDNCVGPGKDDVRYTTVLVGKKDQTPIDFSSLLKIGDTGSTDSCYELVNMQLSDTPESSPEKDVVVANDQDDDYQEIGELDQGNYESIQVQQNDEENSDRNFDQLFSFLTEVIQAKEEEEQAMKKSTEACPPTSSDSSPGQLSSGSLTTQVSTKSSAKLSSGSDSRSGSHTSGSSSLSRISQFSGSSFGQTSQSSASSSSCVSSARNVSPGQTSSGSSAKVSSKTSHVSPTTPLSNSSSKSSKNSSTCAIPNTIESVTDSSPLESQRKHFVSAYHHDSFKNSYIRSVVVKNGSGKSESVQGDVIVHRTDPQVLAVSSSSLSSGSFKTCSSNASFKDAVSSPIPQNPDVEPAKGDICNGSLGTLVDPAVEIGSKVLGTLQGNLRSSVHLEISSATTVLEPLGNLTQTTSHPQSLDQKADINENLLPPEICECEFAEFDRFMEELCRSDDDPAVMENYEERCTGLCRRSSRSSLLSESVSSRSVSDSCTQTEELEQKEQTKKSVDVGCQNTDLVDTAEFDSLYLSATQTDDVKKYSAKTDDLTQSCAKTDVVSQCSAMAINVTNFSTKFDDVSHSSAKYSVVSGNDNVTNCSPKSDDVTKVGETECDYVNFPALDDSITHSVYSDDVTESSKQTDDIPVTYDLGDDTSENFYVNIDEDVKDFCSRHDLQFTPEPSSVLSQKRKTHDEDDYENIFNRDDSPGDGNDEGNSSDNLSDDDYEYIAPPGSRIVYKTSDYEHRTVVIDDNDPSRLSVAEKRLFFSPLKSCYTEPCQTVAFTPRVPRLSWSDSVTVIQHDNTVETANMCQYSIEELDEYYIDYEYDDDDDDDDDDDDDVHAGVYDVNAGDEDDEEVDNDDDDEDDVEKDDDDNDNVDDDDGASDDDDDSDGNVGSYNFCNDHDDDDVCDGDDNDNDNSDDNDKDNVCDDADSDKDDAGNDVDGHFHDHDDDNEYDSENDYEIFF, from the coding sequence atggctgcgccACGCATTGACAGTGGGATTGACCTCACAAATATGGATGACATAATCAACGAAATGGATGGAATGGCAGCATATTTCGACGATGTCATGGATGTATTTAACACTGGGGTGGGCGACATGGAGTCATCGCCATTGCGGCAGTGTCATTCTGATTCGGATATTCTTGAAAAAGGATTTAGTAGGCCACCTAAAATTGAAGCCAAAGAAACTGCTCGGAAACGTTTCTTTGAAAAATCAGGTCATTATTGTGAAAATTCCGAACAGGAAGATAAGATTGCCAGACAATCACAGCATACGGGTCATTCAACGACTAGCTCTGGGGTCTATAGCATCTCTGACGCTAACCTGAATCGTGAACGattagtgctgccatctattggtGACGATTCAGAAGTTTTCACTGAAAAGGGAACAAGGGAGAGAATGAATTTTGATCAAGACGTTGTAAACAAAAATCACATTGTGGGGTCAGAATTGAAAATATTACCACCTGAGATTTCGATATTCGAATATGCAGTCGATACTACAGAAAGTAATATAGATGGTCAGGCGGGGGTGAATATGATTAAAAACCCAAAATTTGATGAGATCAGAGCAAAACTCGCAGCAAAAATTGATGATGTAACAATGAGTTATGATAATTCTAACGAAAACAAAAGATCACCTGTGGGTAGTTTCAATTTGGATGACTTTGACCTTGATAAAATTATCTGCGAACTCAATTCTGACTTGTACGAACAAGTAAACATGAAACACCAGATTTTTGCCACAAGTGTACCTCAACCATGGGACCATgaaaagtttgaagaaaaaacaaatgcGTGTGCAGTTGGAAAAAGTTTATCATGGGACATTTTACATACATATTCAGTGTCAAGCAGCTCACTATCAAATGGGTCGCTTTCGCGGTCAGATTTTCTCGCCATTCCAAATGATCACACCAAACAAAGTCCCGTACTGTCATTCAAAACGCCATCAAAGGAGAAACCGGGCTCAATGTTCAAAAGTCGAACTCTGCCTAACCTCAGTTTCAAAAAGCGTCCACGCTGTACAGAAGAGACAAACTTGCTAGGTGTCCCATGTCGTCAAGGGTTTGGTTCGACCGCTTCTGATACTGCTGGTAACAATGTGAAATTTGGACCGACTGGGAACAAAGACCCGAAGCGGTTCAGTCGGGCATTTGACTTTGGGTCTGCTGAGTCTGAAACAACTGTCAGTTTCCGCATTCCATCCGGTTTTGAATCCGGCTCAAAATCTATGGATTCGTTCGGTACAAGGGAGGATCTAGCGTATTGTGATGGGGTAGAAGTTTCAAGCGATTCAATTGGGGGGATTCCCGTAATAGAACCAACTCACATTTGGGCGGGCGACCAATCAGAGCAAGAAGTAACAAAATCAGAAAAAGAGAGTGCGAGAAATGAAAACGATTTAAAGTCTCCAAAAATCCTGAAAAATCTTGTTCCAAAAAGCACATCTTTGCCAGAATTTCGcttgaagaaaattttcaaaactaaACTCAGCAAAATGTCCCCGACAAAATCTTCTGAAAAGACAGTAGAGGTGACTAAAACTCCTGAAAAAGTTGCCAAAATGCCTGAAAATGTTACTAAAACCCCAGAAAAGGTTACTCAAACACCCGAGACTGCAACAAAACCTACTCAACGAGCTTCAAGTTTATCTAGATTCTCAAAGAGGTTACGTATTATGGCGAGCCCAGAGCGATTTAAGTGCAAGCAGGAAGGGGGCACTGTCCAAGGCACAGACTCTAACCAACATCAAAAGGTATCTGCAGATGAAACAGTCACAGTTGTGGTGCCAGTTCCAGAGGATGTACGGCAAAGTTCTGACAATAAGAGTGATGCAGAGGACACTCCGGGGGAAAAGGAGGTAGAAGAAGTGGTTGTAGTCAAGCCCAGCTCGAACGATGTGTTTACTCTTGGTAATGAGAATATTGCTGCCATACTAACTGAGTTTGACACATCTTCAAGTGCAAGGGCTCAGGGTTTTAGTTGTATAACGAAAGATTCCACAAGCCAGGTTGAAACCGATCTTGTTGATAATGCTAAAACAACAGTGAATCAGGAAAAGAACAGATGCACAAACAAAACAGGGGTAAAATTCGGTCTGTCCCTGAAAAAGACAGACAATAAGTTTTCTGAAATTCCCTCCAAAGAACCTGAAAATACTGAAGTAATTTATGATGCTCCGTGGCACAACCAGTTAAGCAAAAGCATAAGTGTTCAAAtgtcttctaagtcaaaacctTCTCATGAAGTTAACAGGCAAGGGATGGATGGAAAGGATGTTTCAGTTCCAAGATCTCATAGCTATGATTCCATGACAAAAAGGCGCCCATCCGCTGGGATGTCCGGCCCATTTTTCCCAATCAATTCCTTGCGCGAGTTGTTGAACGGGCAGGAATCGAGCAAGATTAGGAGTGTTAGAGGGCAGAAAGCAGCCCTTATACCGGTTGAAAAAGACGACCCAAAGGGAGCATTGGAGCAGTTGTTTGCCGATTTGGGTATCAGTGAAGAAGTTTCAGATATTGATCTGGCAAAGAAACAATCCGCTGATACAACAAATATTGAGAGAGTCACGGAAGAAGTAAAAACCGAAATCAGTAACTGGAAAACAGACGAAGTTGTAAAGATGTTGGCTGAGTTAGAACTGGATACTTTCAGCATTGCtcagaatgaaaatgaaaaattgctGAATCGGAAAAACTTGGACATTTCTGGTGTTAGTGACAACAGTGGTCGGGCCACTACGAATGGTTACAGCGAATGTGAGTGGGGGGCAGATGATGTTGCCAAACTGAAAGAAGAGTTGGACCGAAACACTGCAAAAGCTATCGCTCAGAAGGCCCGTGATTCCATCTGTGAGAACATGGGTGACCTGAGCACGATTCGACCAGGCGCAAAGCTGAGCCCACGGCCGACACACTTAATGCTAGGAAATGTAATCGAGAAGACTTTTGATGAAACGGACATTCAAAATATAGACAAGAGTATTCATAATTTGTTAAACGAAGGTACAGCGATCGATAACCAGTTGAGGAACGCGAGCCATGAAAATATCTTAGGGATGGATCTAGGTCAGGATTatgacaacattttggataAAACAAATGGTAATGTTGACAAGTCATTGGAGCTAGCAAGGAAAGAGAAGACAAATTTAGAATTGGCACTGTCCCGAAAAAAAGTCACGTACGCAGATCTTGCGCTATGCGGTGAAAAAACGATGAACTTTTTCGCAGAAACTGATCAGGAAGAGCCCGATTATGATAACTGCGTTGGTCCTGGAAAAGATGATGTTCGCTACACAACAGTATTAGTTGGAAAAAAGGACCAAACACCCATTGATTTTTCGTCGCTTTTGAAAATTGGGGACACCGGTTCAACAGACTCGTGTTATGAACTTGTCAACATGCAGTTGTCGGATACTCCGGAGTCTTCCCCAGAAAAAGACGTTGTTGTGGCAAATGACCAGGATGATGATTATCAAGAAATCGGCGAACTTGACCAAGGCAATTACGAGAGCATCCAGGTGCAACAGAATGATGAGGAAAATTCCGACCGGAATTTCGATCAACTTTTCTCGTTCCTGACCGAAGTCATTCAAGCCAAAGAAGAGGAGGAGCAGGCGATGAAGAAGTCAACAGAGGCATGTCCGCCGACGTCAAGTGATTCATCACCTGGCCAGTTATCCTCTGGTTCACTCACGACGCAAGTTTCAACAAAATCTTCCGCCAAGTTATCATCAGGTTCTGATTCTCGATCCGGAAGCCACACGTCTGGttcttccagtctttccagaaTCAGTCAGTTTTCTGGGTCATCGTTTGGGCAGACTTCACAGTCATCTGCTTCATCTTCCAGTTGTGTCTCATCGGCAAGAAACGTGTCGCCTGGTCAGACCTCATCTGGATCATCTGCCAAAGTTTCATCCAAGACCAGTCATGTTTCACCTACAACTCCTCTCAGCAACTCGTCATCGAAATCTAGTAAGAATTCATCTACCTGTGCCATTCCAAATACAATTGAATCTGTGACTGATTCAAGCCCTCTGGAGAGTCAACGGAAACATTTCGTATCTGCATATCATCACGATTCATTCAAAAATTCCTATATACGGAGCGTCGTTGTCAAAAATGGCAGTGGGAAATCTGAGAGTGTCCAGGGTGATGTTATCGTGCATAGAACAGACCCACAAGTGTTGGCAGTATCTAGCTCAAGTTTGTCAAGTGGAAGTTTTAAAACTTGTTCATCCAATGCGAGTTTTAAAGACGCAGTTAGCTCACCTATTCCACAAAATCCAGATGTAGAACCAGCGAAAGGAGACATTTGCAATGGGAGTCTGGGAACACTTGTTGATCCTGCAGTTGAAATTGGCTCAAAGGTACTGGGTACACTGCAGGGAAATCTGCGGTCATCGGTTCACTTGGAAATATCATCAGCCACCACCGTTCTTGAGCCCCTAGGGAACCTAACTCAAACCACTTCTCATCCCCAGTCCCTTGATCAAAAGGCTGATATAAATGAAAACCTTCTACCTCCAGAAATTTGCGAGTGCGAATTTGCAGAATTCGACCGTTTTATGGAAGAGTTGTGCCGCTCTGACGATGACCCTGCGGTCATGGAAAATTATGAGGAGCGCTGCACAGGACTTTGTCGCAGGTCAAGTCGGAGTTCGTTGCTGTCTGAGTCGGTTAGCTCACGATCTGTTTCTGACAGTTGTACACAGACAGAGGAGTTAGAACAGAAGGAGCAAACCAAGAAATCTGTTGATGTCGGTTGCCAAAATACTGACCTAGTGGACACTGCTGAGTTTGACTCGCTTTATCTTTCCGCTACACAAACTGATGATGTCAAAAAATATTCTGCAAAAACTGATGATCTCACACAATCTTGTGCAAAAACAGATGTAGTGTCGCAATGTTCTGCAATGGCAATTAATGTCACTAACTTTTCCACGAAATTTGATGATGTCTCACATTCTTCTGCAAAATACAGTGTTGTCTCAGGAAATGATAATGTCACAAACTGCTCCCCAAAAAGTGATGATGTCACCAAAGTTGGTGAGACCGAATGCGATTATGTTAATTTCCCAGCGCTTGATGATAGCATCACACACAGCGTGTATTCTGATGATGTCACAGAGTCCTCCAAGCAAACTGATGACATCCCAGTCACCTATGATCTCGGCGATGATACTTCTGAAAACTTCTACGTCAACATAGACGAAGACGTCAAAGATTTTTGCAGCCGTCatgatttacaatttacacCAGAGCCCTCTAGCGTATTGTCCCAAAAACGCAAAACCCACGATGAGGACGATTATGAAAATATATTCAATCGCGACGACTCCCCTGGCGATGGCAACGACGAAGGCAATAGTTCAGACAATCTTTCAGATGATGACTATGAATATATAGCGCCCCCTGGCAGCAGAATTGTATACAAAACTTCCGATTATGAACATCGCACAGTTGTCATTGATGACAATGACCCGTCTCGCTTAAGCGTGGCGGAAAAACGTCTATTTTTCTCACCGCTTAAATCTTGCTACACAGAACCATGTCAAACTGTTGCATTTACG